One window from the genome of Bacteroidales bacterium encodes:
- a CDS encoding glycosyltransferase, with amino-acid sequence MNILVLTYWSYKEPLIQTYTLPYLKIINKYLPSGSKIYLQTLEKPNLKLSKEELTKEAVLLQKENIYLLPFYYSKFGLKAIIKWKFYLLRLLIIIFSKKIKYIHCWCTPAGAIGYILSVLTGRQLIIDSYEPHAEAMVENGDWKRNSIAFKILFFFEKLQSRRAKAVVAATKGFENWAKIKYKTEFKNYYVKPACTDFSQFSLQFAKEEMLLKKLGFENKIVCVYAGKIGGIYLEKEIFDFFKACSDFWKEKFRVLLLTDASKEKIEKYISASELNPEIIFSEFINHKEIHKYLGLADFALNPVKPVPTKRFCTSIKDGEYWAMGLPIVITQNISDDSEIIEKYKIGSIIKDFTYDKYIESIREIDSLIKNNDRQTLRNKIVEIAKQYRGFEIAEEIYQKLYQKNRTQINAEKL; translated from the coding sequence ATGAACATTCTTGTTTTAACATACTGGAGCTACAAAGAGCCGTTGATACAAACATATACGCTGCCGTATCTGAAAATTATTAATAAATATTTGCCTTCAGGCAGTAAAATTTATTTGCAGACGCTTGAAAAACCAAATTTAAAACTTTCAAAAGAAGAATTGACAAAAGAAGCAGTTCTCCTACAAAAAGAAAACATTTATCTTTTGCCTTTTTATTATTCAAAATTTGGTTTAAAAGCAATCATTAAATGGAAATTTTATTTGCTTCGTTTGCTGATAATAATATTCTCAAAAAAAATAAAATACATTCATTGTTGGTGCACACCGGCAGGAGCTATCGGATATATTTTGTCGGTATTAACCGGACGTCAGCTTATTATTGACAGTTATGAACCCCATGCAGAAGCAATGGTGGAAAACGGCGACTGGAAAAGAAATAGTATTGCTTTTAAAATTTTGTTTTTTTTCGAAAAACTTCAAAGCCGCAGAGCAAAAGCAGTTGTTGCTGCAACAAAAGGATTTGAAAACTGGGCTAAAATAAAATATAAAACTGAGTTTAAAAATTATTATGTAAAACCTGCATGCACCGATTTTAGTCAGTTTTCATTGCAGTTTGCAAAAGAAGAAATGCTGCTTAAAAAATTAGGTTTTGAAAACAAAATAGTTTGTGTTTATGCAGGAAAAATAGGAGGTATTTATCTAGAAAAGGAAATTTTTGATTTTTTTAAAGCATGCTCCGATTTCTGGAAAGAAAAATTTCGTGTACTTTTACTTACCGATGCCAGCAAAGAAAAAATCGAAAAATATATTTCTGCATCAGAACTAAATCCTGAAATTATTTTCTCTGAATTTATTAACCATAAAGAAATACATAAATATCTTGGCTTGGCAGATTTTGCACTGAATCCGGTAAAACCGGTTCCAACAAAACGTTTTTGTACATCAATTAAAGACGGGGAATACTGGGCAATGGGATTACCTATTGTTATTACTCAAAATATTTCCGATGATTCGGAAATTATAGAAAAGTACAAAATCGGCTCAATAATTAAAGATTTTACTTATGACAAATATATTGAATCTATTAGGGAAATTGACAGTTTAATAAAAAATAATGACAGACAAACTTTAAGAAATAAAATTGTTGAAATTGCAAAACAATACAGGGGCTTTGAAATTGCTGAAGAAATTTATCAAAAATTATATCAAAAAAATAGGACGCAGAT
- a CDS encoding glycosyltransferase family 2 protein: protein MEEKLVSIIMPAHNEADYIAEAIQSVLEQTYQNFELLIVNSGSTDNTEKVIKSFSDKRIIYFKQQKNLGVSIARNIALDAMQGDYFIFLDADDKLPPDSIKPRVDILNLNPEIYFVGGTVILMDKFLKNPISVNKTEIQGNPFLKLITLSPKAHTSSSWLRRRDKNIKYKFKEGMPVFEDLLFSVNYSKKGLLAIIDEPVLFYRRGHEQTTSSIKAFEDGYSIFYKEIKKRNDIGKKIKFLVKYKIIKIMFLSYLKLFKPISAIKVFLRYLFL, encoded by the coding sequence TTGGAAGAAAAACTTGTTTCAATTATAATGCCTGCCCACAATGAAGCTGATTATATTGCAGAAGCAATTCAGTCGGTTTTAGAACAAACCTATCAGAACTTTGAATTGTTAATTGTAAATAGCGGAAGCACTGATAATACTGAGAAAGTAATAAAGTCATTCAGCGATAAGCGAATAATATATTTTAAACAGCAAAAAAATCTTGGGGTCAGCATTGCCCGGAATATAGCACTTGATGCGATGCAGGGAGATTATTTTATTTTCCTTGATGCCGATGATAAACTTCCGCCCGATTCAATAAAACCAAGAGTGGATATTTTAAATCTCAATCCTGAAATTTATTTCGTTGGAGGTACGGTAATTTTAATGGATAAATTTTTAAAAAACCCAATTTCAGTTAATAAAACTGAAATTCAGGGAAATCCTTTCTTAAAACTTATCACACTCAGTCCTAAAGCTCACACTTCAAGTTCGTGGCTCAGAAGAAGAGATAAAAATATAAAATACAAATTCAAAGAAGGCATGCCTGTTTTTGAAGATTTACTTTTTTCAGTTAATTATTCAAAAAAAGGATTGCTTGCAATAATTGACGAACCCGTTTTATTTTATCGCAGAGGACATGAACAAACAACTTCATCTATCAAAGCTTTTGAAGATGGTTACAGCATATTTTATAAAGAAATAAAAAAACGTAATGATATCGGTAAAAAAATAAAATTTCTTGTAAAATATAAAATAATAAAAATTATGTTTTTATCATATCTCAAATTATTTAAACCAATTAGTGCAATTAAAGTATTTCTCAGATATTTGTTTTTATGA
- a CDS encoding DUF4271 domain-containing protein → MQFDTLHCYKPVDSLISSDYNFPEEKPYYYLPKKNIVGIKKQLVYKESIFKNHLLKTQSIDATYFDQKQDWITCVLILILLLFSYVKAATNKRIKIIGLCLVSLRYISQLNREGSIFSQRGAVELFLIFITTSALFVYQIAIFYKLNLVSENGFIAYIVLCAGIFFLYSIKAILLRIIGAIFRLKKEFSEYILNVFVFNEAVGIALIPIVLGVSFLNFGKAVLLNIGICIFFASYIYRIFRGIEIGGANLKFSKFYLFLYLCALEVLPVIILIKIFTEYFR, encoded by the coding sequence ATGCAGTTTGATACCCTACATTGCTATAAACCCGTAGATTCTTTAATAAGTTCGGATTATAATTTTCCTGAAGAAAAACCTTATTATTACTTGCCTAAGAAAAACATAGTAGGAATAAAAAAACAATTAGTATATAAAGAATCTATTTTCAAAAATCATTTGTTAAAGACACAATCTATTGATGCAACATACTTTGACCAAAAACAGGATTGGATTACCTGTGTTTTAATTTTGATATTACTTTTATTTTCTTATGTAAAAGCCGCAACAAACAAGAGAATTAAAATAATTGGACTTTGTCTTGTTTCATTAAGATATATTTCGCAGCTCAATCGTGAAGGAAGCATTTTTTCGCAAAGAGGTGCCGTAGAACTTTTCCTGATTTTTATTACCACTTCGGCTCTGTTTGTTTATCAGATTGCAATATTTTACAAACTCAATCTGGTATCTGAAAACGGATTCATAGCTTACATCGTTTTATGCGCCGGAATATTTTTTCTTTATTCAATAAAAGCAATATTATTGAGAATTATCGGAGCAATATTCAGATTAAAAAAGGAATTTTCGGAATACATATTAAATGTTTTTGTATTTAACGAAGCTGTAGGCATTGCACTTATACCAATAGTTTTGGGAGTTTCATTCCTGAACTTCGGAAAAGCTGTATTATTGAATATAGGCATCTGCATATTTTTTGCATCATACATATACAGGATTTTTAGAGGAATTGAAATTGGCGGAGCTAATTTAAAATTTTCTAAATTTTATTTATTTTTATATCTTTGTGCCCTTGAAGTTTTACCTGTGATAATTTTAATAAAAATATTTACTGAATATTTCCGGTAA
- a CDS encoding uroporphyrinogen-III synthase, translating to MKEIKSMLVSQPKPENENSPYLELAKKFKIKIEFHKFFKIEGIPARDFRKEKVNIPDYTAVIFTSRNSVDHFFRMLAELRITVPETTKYFCLSESTAYYLQKYIIYRKRKIFFGKQNFADLTDIIKKHRTEKFLIPCSDTPSPEISEFMQENKINFTKATFYKTTADDLVPILGPKLNYDMLVFFSPIGIKSLFKNYPDFVQKEIKIATFGSTTSKAAKEAKLKVDVFAPTPQAPSMTMALDQFLMQANKKAFESVQKKIKAVKKTGKK from the coding sequence ATGAAAGAAATTAAAAGCATGTTGGTTTCCCAGCCAAAACCGGAGAATGAAAATTCACCTTATTTGGAGCTTGCAAAAAAATTCAAAATAAAAATTGAATTTCATAAATTTTTTAAAATTGAAGGCATTCCTGCGAGAGATTTCAGAAAAGAAAAGGTAAATATTCCGGATTATACAGCAGTTATATTTACAAGTAGAAATTCTGTTGACCATTTTTTCAGAATGTTAGCGGAATTGAGAATTACCGTTCCGGAAACTACAAAATACTTTTGCCTTTCGGAATCAACAGCGTATTATCTTCAAAAATATATTATATATCGTAAACGCAAAATATTTTTCGGAAAACAAAACTTTGCAGATTTAACCGATATAATAAAAAAGCACAGAACCGAGAAATTTCTGATACCTTGTTCGGATACACCCAGCCCCGAAATATCGGAATTCATGCAGGAAAACAAAATTAATTTTACAAAAGCAACTTTTTATAAAACAACTGCCGATGATTTGGTACCTATTCTCGGACCAAAATTAAATTATGATATGCTTGTTTTTTTCAGTCCTATTGGCATAAAATCATTATTTAAAAACTATCCCGATTTTGTTCAAAAAGAAATAAAAATAGCAACTTTTGGCTCTACTACTTCAAAAGCAGCAAAAGAAGCAAAATTAAAAGTGGATGTATTTGCCCCAACTCCTCAAGCCCCTTCAATGACAATGGCTTTAGACCAGTTTCTGATGCAAGCTAATAAAAAAGCTTTTGAGTCGGTTCAGAAAAAAATTAAAGCAGTCAAAAAAACCGGGAAAAAATAA
- the rnpA gene encoding ribonuclease P protein component — MQTFKKDERLCSRKVISELFEKGNSFNVFPIKTIWLKTSFESPYPAKILIVVPKKNIKKAVDRNKIKRRIREIYRKNKESLYEYLKRTEKQYVFALIYLDKNIISFKELEEKIILTLQRLINKT; from the coding sequence ATGCAAACATTTAAAAAAGATGAACGGCTTTGCAGCAGAAAAGTTATTTCGGAACTATTTGAAAAAGGAAATAGTTTTAATGTTTTTCCTATAAAAACAATTTGGTTGAAAACAAGTTTTGAATCCCCATATCCTGCCAAAATATTAATAGTTGTACCAAAAAAAAACATTAAAAAAGCAGTTGACAGAAATAAAATAAAACGTAGAATAAGGGAAATATATAGGAAAAATAAAGAATCATTATATGAATACCTTAAAAGAACTGAAAAACAATATGTATTTGCATTGATTTATCTCGATAAAAATATAATTTCGTTTAAAGAGTTGGAAGAAAAAATAATTTTAACTTTACAACGTTTAATAAATAAAACTT